CGCCGCGGCGGGGGCCAGCGGTGCGGTCACCAGGCGGCACTCGGCGGCGGTGCGGCCGTCCTGCTCCAGCGTCACCCGGACGGGCACCCGGCGCGGGTCCGATCCCGGCTCCAGCCAGGCCCGGACCATGCAGGGCCGGTCCAGCTCGATGTAGTGCTCGAAGCTGCTGATCGCCTCGACGGGTACCACCGGATCGGGGTGGCGCAGCCGCTGGGCCGCCTGGCGGGCGGCCTCCAGGACGAGCATGCCGGGGACGTGGTCGACCGGGTGGTCGAACAGCACCGGGTGCCGGGCGTCGGCCCGCAGCAGCCAGGTGCCGGGCTGGCGGGCCGGGGTCAGCACCACGTCCGAGGGGTTCTCCCGGCCGACCAGCGCAGGTGTGGTGGGGGTGCCGGGTCGCAACGGGGCAGGGTTGAGGCCGTCGCGTCCCCGCAGCCGCCGGTAGGCCTGCGGCGGGATCACCGAGACCTGCCCGGAGCCGTGGCCGAGGGGGCGTCCGTCGCGCTCGGCCTGGACCTCGACCCGCAGCGAGGCGAGCCGGCGGTGCCGCATCCGGACGTCCTGGCAGCTGACCCGGAGCATCAGCGAGGCCGGGCGGGCACCGATGGTGAGGCCGTCCGGGTCGACCGTGTAGGACAGGTCGTCCATCGCGAAGTGGTGGCCCTGCGGGACGCCGAACCCGACGTGCGAGATCAGCAGGCCGGCCTGGCGGATCGTTTCGGCCATCAGGACCGGGTCGTGCTGGGTGTCCCCGGGCAGCCGGTAGAAGCCGTGCGCGCGCGGCCACTGGGCGCCGAGCAGGAAGTCGTACGGGCCGGTGGCCTGCCAGCCGGTGAGGAAGACCTCGGAGACCGTGGTGCGGTGCACCAGGTGCCGGGAGACCGTCCGCTCGTGGAAGTCGTAGCCGGCGCTGGGTCCGGGATACGCCTCGTCCTCGCCCAGTTCTGCGATCAGCGGCATTTCCTTGCCCCACTCCCGGGAGTTGGTCGACGGGACCGCGAGCGGGCGGCCACGAGAAACATACAGACCACCCGGTTTCTCCTGCTGGCCGGGGGCCGTCCGGGCATGGGACAACTGTGGTGGGGTGCGGACCGGCAGCGCAAGGGCCGGACTCCACCGCCCGCTTCACGAAGACTACTGCGCAAGGGTTAGATTAGAAACCAACCATGCGGTTTAGATCGCCCTGCGGACGGGGGCGGGTGCGGGAGCGGGGCCTTGGTCGGGTGAACATCCGGGGCCGCGCCACCGCCCCCGGCGCGCCGGGCGACCCCGGATCGTCCGCGGAGGATCCGTGGGCGCCATCGGCCGGCGGCGGCGGTGGGTCGGGCTGTGCCATGCCGGTCGAGAGGGAGGGGACCTTCAGTGGTCAAGCAGGAGCGGGCGGGACGCACCAGGCAGGCCGTGCTGATGGCGGCGGCGAGGACGTTCGCGGACGCGGGCTACGAGTCGGCGAGTCTGGTCGACATCAGCCGCTCCGCCGGGGTCAGCAAGGGGGCCCTCTACTTCCACTTCGTGTCCAAGCAGGCGTTGGCCGAGGGGGTGCGGGCGGCCGCCCGCCGGGTCATCGCCACGGCGGTGCTGCGGGCCCGCCGCAGTGACGGACCGGCCGTGCAGGCCCTGCTCGACCTCGCCCACGAGCTGGCCCGGCTGCTCCGCGAGGACATCGTGGTCCGGGCCGGCGTGCTGCTGAGCCAGGGCACCCAGAGCGGCAGGCCGGCGCCGGGCGCGGCCGCCGCGGACCGGTGCGGCCCCTGGCACGACTGGACGGTGATGGTGCGTCGCCAGCTGGCGGTGGCCGAGGCCGCCGGCGAGCTGCGGCCGGGGGTCGGCCCCGAGGAGTCGGCCGAGCTGCTGACCGCGGTCGCGGCCGGTCTGGTGCTGCTGTCCTGGGCGGACGCCGGGGTGCTCCGCCCGGAGGCGGTGGCCACCGTGCTGGCCTCGGCGCTGCCCGCCCTGGTGCCGGCCGAACGGCGCGGGGACTACCGGACGGACGGGTCGGGGGTGTTCCCCCCGGCAGGCGTGCCGGCTCCGGCCGCCGAACCCGAGCCCGAGCCCGAACCCGATCCGGGCCCGGCCTGCGTGTTCGACCTCGGCTCCGGGTTCATCCCGGCGCCGGTCTTCGCGCCTCAGCCGGCGGCCGGGCTGGTGCCGGGGCTGGAGCCCTGCTCGGCGGCCTCCGGCTGAGGCGGGTGCACGGCCAGCCGGGCCAGCGCGTGCGGCTGGACCAGGCCGGGCAGCAGCAGGGTCCACAGGTCGGTCATCCGCTGGATCAGGTCCTGCCGGTCGGTCAGCACCTGCGAGGTGAGCTGGATCCCGGTCACGGCGCCGACGATCACGTCGGCCGCCCCTGCGGTGTCCAGTCCGGG
The sequence above is a segment of the Kitasatospora sp. NBC_00240 genome. Coding sequences within it:
- a CDS encoding ScbR family autoregulator-binding transcription factor; translation: MVKQERAGRTRQAVLMAAARTFADAGYESASLVDISRSAGVSKGALYFHFVSKQALAEGVRAAARRVIATAVLRARRSDGPAVQALLDLAHELARLLREDIVVRAGVLLSQGTQSGRPAPGAAAADRCGPWHDWTVMVRRQLAVAEAAGELRPGVGPEESAELLTAVAAGLVLLSWADAGVLRPEAVATVLASALPALVPAERRGDYRTDGSGVFPPAGVPAPAAEPEPEPEPDPGPACVFDLGSGFIPAPVFAPQPAAGLVPGLEPCSAASG
- a CDS encoding ScbA/BarX family gamma-butyrolactone biosynthesis protein, translated to MPLIAELGEDEAYPGPSAGYDFHERTVSRHLVHRTTVSEVFLTGWQATGPYDFLLGAQWPRAHGFYRLPGDTQHDPVLMAETIRQAGLLISHVGFGVPQGHHFAMDDLSYTVDPDGLTIGARPASLMLRVSCQDVRMRHRRLASLRVEVQAERDGRPLGHGSGQVSVIPPQAYRRLRGRDGLNPAPLRPGTPTTPALVGRENPSDVVLTPARQPGTWLLRADARHPVLFDHPVDHVPGMLVLEAARQAAQRLRHPDPVVPVEAISSFEHYIELDRPCMVRAWLEPGSDPRRVPVRVTLEQDGRTAAECRLVTAPLAPAAALLDAPALLDGPGFRDSRGQGLQIAS